The following proteins are encoded in a genomic region of Sorangiineae bacterium MSr12523:
- a CDS encoding DUF1275 domain-containing protein produces the protein MAWLLFSLTAGSVNAGAFMACRNFVSHVTGTITSLGVEFGDSWLVLKYMLVFAAFFGGAALAALVTVTLRLRDKQQIVVPMLLAFVVLLAVAAAGHAGLFGPFGLEQPTTASFALLSLLAAAMGIQNSAIGLATSNAIRTTHATGPVTDLAVNVVRATLGTRGTRAREWRWALLRSAKLTMFVGGALVTTRYASILEYRTFIVSAMFLLAGVALIAPLVDRGRVAVTS, from the coding sequence ATGGCGTGGTTGCTGTTCTCGCTGACCGCAGGCAGCGTGAACGCGGGCGCCTTCATGGCTTGCCGCAATTTCGTCAGCCACGTGACGGGTACCATCACGTCGTTGGGGGTCGAGTTTGGCGATTCATGGCTCGTCCTCAAGTACATGCTCGTCTTTGCCGCCTTTTTCGGCGGCGCGGCCCTGGCTGCGCTGGTGACCGTGACCCTGCGGCTGAGGGACAAGCAGCAGATCGTCGTGCCCATGCTGCTGGCGTTCGTCGTGTTGCTCGCGGTCGCCGCGGCGGGGCATGCTGGGCTGTTCGGGCCCTTTGGGCTCGAGCAACCGACGACGGCCTCCTTTGCGCTGCTTTCGCTGCTCGCAGCGGCCATGGGGATTCAGAATTCGGCCATCGGGCTGGCGACATCGAATGCCATTCGCACCACGCACGCGACGGGGCCGGTGACCGATCTGGCGGTCAACGTCGTGCGTGCGACGCTCGGTACGCGAGGGACACGCGCGCGTGAATGGCGTTGGGCGCTTTTGCGGTCGGCAAAATTGACCATGTTCGTCGGTGGGGCATTGGTCACCACCCGTTATGCGTCGATATTGGAGTATCGCACGTTCATCGTGTCGGCCATGTTCCTCCTTGCTGGCGTCGCCCTAATCGCTCCGCTTGTAGACCGCGGGCGAGTAGCCGTGACGTCGTAG
- a CDS encoding acetoacetate--CoA ligase, which yields MDTNANTVTLRKWMSHRYGVELADYRALREWSVRELVAFWGGLWEYFAVESPTPYEAVLKEARMPGARWFEGAQVNYVRQVLRHAEGAERGPSAAIVFRNERMHREGRTCELSWSELAQRSAAFGAALRAMGVRRGDRVAAYLPNIPETVIAFLGCASIGAVWSLCATDMGVATVRDRFAQIEPKVLIACDGAVYGGKVHDRRELVANLLSALPSVESLVVVPNLERAGGPSAPWPELETWKGRVSHWDDCVTSEAGTPPEWLPFDHPLWIVYSSGTTGLPKPIVHGHGGVMLEMLKFQAFHLNLGPSATTGDRFHWYSSTGWVMWNVQISALLLGTTICLYDGHPTFPRADTLWSYASQVGATFLGAGAAYFAMCMKEGFSPRAIDLSKLKALGSTGSPLAVEVYEWGYREVREDIWWSVVAGGTDLASAFLAGTPELPTVPGEMQGCALGADVEAWSEDGKPLIDEVGELVCKQPMPSMPLKFWGDSEHRRYIESYFDVFPGRWRHGDWLRITPSGGGIIYGRSDATLNRHGHRLGTSELYRVVEAVPEVLDSLVVDLEYLGRPSYMPLFVALRPGIELDAALQETLRQRIREGVSPRFVPDEILQVPEIPRTLTGKKQELPVKKLLLGRALTDVVNRDACANPGAFDWFVEFAQRRR from the coding sequence ATGGATACGAACGCGAACACGGTCACGCTGCGTAAGTGGATGTCCCACCGGTATGGCGTCGAGCTTGCCGACTATCGCGCCCTGCGCGAATGGTCGGTGCGGGAGCTCGTGGCATTTTGGGGCGGTCTCTGGGAATACTTCGCGGTCGAATCGCCTACGCCCTACGAGGCCGTGTTGAAGGAAGCGCGCATGCCTGGCGCTCGGTGGTTCGAGGGGGCGCAGGTCAATTACGTGCGGCAGGTCCTTCGGCACGCCGAGGGGGCCGAACGAGGGCCATCGGCGGCGATTGTCTTTCGCAACGAGCGCATGCACCGCGAGGGCCGCACGTGCGAGTTGTCTTGGTCCGAGCTGGCGCAACGGAGCGCGGCTTTTGGCGCGGCGCTGCGTGCGATGGGCGTGCGCCGCGGCGATCGCGTGGCAGCGTATCTGCCGAACATCCCGGAGACCGTGATCGCGTTTCTCGGCTGTGCGTCCATCGGCGCAGTCTGGAGCCTGTGTGCCACCGACATGGGTGTGGCCACGGTGCGCGACCGCTTCGCCCAAATCGAGCCCAAGGTGCTCATCGCCTGCGACGGCGCGGTGTACGGCGGCAAGGTCCACGATCGCCGCGAGCTCGTGGCGAATCTCCTTTCCGCGCTCCCGAGCGTCGAATCGCTCGTCGTGGTGCCCAACCTCGAACGTGCCGGCGGGCCGAGCGCGCCATGGCCCGAACTCGAAACGTGGAAGGGCCGCGTCTCGCACTGGGATGACTGCGTGACATCCGAGGCGGGAACACCGCCCGAGTGGCTGCCGTTCGATCACCCGCTCTGGATCGTCTACAGCAGCGGAACGACGGGCTTGCCGAAACCCATCGTGCACGGCCACGGCGGGGTGATGCTGGAGATGCTGAAGTTCCAGGCCTTCCACTTGAACCTGGGACCGAGCGCAACGACCGGCGACCGGTTCCATTGGTACTCGAGCACCGGCTGGGTGATGTGGAATGTGCAGATTTCCGCATTGCTTCTCGGGACGACGATATGCCTTTACGACGGGCATCCGACATTCCCGCGTGCCGATACGCTTTGGTCGTATGCATCGCAGGTCGGCGCCACCTTCCTTGGCGCGGGTGCCGCCTATTTCGCCATGTGCATGAAGGAAGGATTCTCGCCGCGGGCCATCGATCTTTCGAAACTGAAGGCCCTGGGGTCGACGGGCTCGCCCCTCGCCGTCGAGGTCTACGAGTGGGGCTACCGCGAGGTTCGTGAAGACATCTGGTGGTCGGTCGTCGCGGGCGGGACGGACCTCGCCAGCGCATTCCTTGCCGGCACCCCCGAGCTTCCAACCGTGCCAGGGGAAATGCAGGGGTGCGCGCTCGGAGCGGACGTCGAGGCATGGAGCGAAGATGGCAAGCCGCTCATCGACGAGGTCGGCGAGCTGGTGTGCAAGCAGCCCATGCCGTCGATGCCGTTGAAGTTCTGGGGCGACTCGGAACACCGTCGCTACATCGAGAGCTATTTCGATGTATTCCCTGGGCGCTGGCGGCACGGCGATTGGTTGCGCATTACACCGAGTGGGGGCGGCATCATTTACGGGCGCAGCGACGCGACATTGAATCGCCACGGCCACCGATTGGGCACCAGCGAATTGTATCGCGTCGTCGAGGCGGTGCCGGAGGTGCTCGATAGCTTGGTCGTCGATCTGGAGTACCTCGGCCGACCCAGCTACATGCCTCTCTTCGTGGCACTCCGGCCAGGGATCGAGCTCGACGCGGCTCTCCAGGAGACCTTGCGACAACGCATTCGCGAGGGGGTCTCACCGCGTTTCGTTCCCGACGAAATACTCCAGGTACCCGAGATCCCGCGCACGCTCACCGGAAAAAAACAAGAGCTGCCCGTCAAGAAGCTGCTGCTCGGCCGCGCGCTCACGGACGTCGTCAATCGCGACGCTTGCGCGAACCCCGGGGCGTTCGATTGGTTCGTCGAATTCGCGCAGCGTCGCCGCTAA
- a CDS encoding lysophospholipase produces the protein MRTAYAPARDLPLPRDVSRNAVHSSGFFVGADGTVLFERHWQPHAEPIADIILVHGLYDHCSRYSRMACRLVDQRFAVHSYDLRGHAHSEGVRGDFRLAEHCSDLETFVQRVRRRRRKKAHVFLLGNAIGGLIALAYAMSVPTLSIDAAAIMAPAPRIERALPLRARITSLLRSDACVVEPDFEACSKDPLIRPGITRAAAAEIAISWQFVLEGAPTLRVPLFLLQGAVDRVTDPREAVAFYARIRSENKRMRLYPGLSHDLLRQPVRERIVYELTAWFEDRCNIIANAPETSW, from the coding sequence GTGCGGACAGCCTACGCGCCGGCGCGAGATCTCCCACTGCCGCGCGATGTATCGCGCAACGCGGTGCATAGCTCGGGCTTCTTCGTCGGCGCCGATGGAACGGTCCTCTTCGAACGGCATTGGCAGCCGCATGCGGAACCCATCGCGGACATCATTCTCGTGCACGGGCTGTACGACCATTGCAGCCGTTATTCGAGAATGGCATGCCGCCTCGTGGACCAGCGTTTCGCGGTGCACAGCTACGATCTTCGCGGGCACGCCCATTCGGAGGGTGTTCGCGGGGACTTCCGGCTCGCCGAACATTGCTCCGACCTGGAAACGTTCGTGCAGCGCGTTCGGCGGCGCCGGCGCAAGAAGGCGCATGTCTTCCTGCTCGGAAATGCCATCGGTGGACTGATTGCGCTCGCGTACGCCATGAGCGTGCCGACCCTATCCATCGATGCCGCCGCGATCATGGCGCCTGCCCCGCGCATCGAGCGCGCGTTGCCGCTGCGCGCGCGAATCACGTCCCTGCTTCGCTCCGATGCGTGTGTCGTCGAGCCCGACTTCGAGGCGTGCTCCAAAGATCCACTCATTCGTCCAGGCATCACGCGCGCTGCGGCCGCGGAGATCGCCATATCGTGGCAATTCGTTCTGGAGGGTGCGCCGACGCTGCGCGTCCCGCTCTTTCTGCTGCAGGGCGCCGTCGATCGCGTCACCGATCCGCGGGAGGCCGTCGCGTTTTATGCTCGCATTCGCTCCGAAAATAAAAGGATGCGTCTGTATCCAGGATTGTCCCACGACCTCCTGCGGCAGCCCGTGCGGGAACGGATCGTCTACGAGCTGACCGCGTGGTTCGAGGATCGCTGCAATATCATTGCAAATGCGCCCGAAACGTCATGGTGA
- a CDS encoding serine/threonine protein kinase, which yields MADEAYEGRQTFVNMGSLHGVEEARDGVAGEGAWFAAPPRFRVLAQLGQGGMANVHLAIARGPVGFSKLVVLKSLRSDLVDDPAMVEMFLHEARLAARLNHPNVVQTFEVGVEAGQHAIVMEYLEGQTLAQIRRRAQGCAGGIPLEMHLRMLNDVLGGLHHAHELSDYDGTALGLVHRDVSPQNVFVTFDGQVKLLDFGIATLTKGRRLETQTGVLKGKIDYMSPEQMMEAELDRRSDLFAVGIMLWEAAAGRPLWKGLSEVGVMNRVLNGDIPRLRDVNPWVSKGLERICLKAMARSREDRYATAAELQIDLEREIAAMGGGVKQRDVGRFVADLFAAARAERKTVIDLQVRRAARVSGGECDSFRPLLLPVLRKEPSSWSNSDLVPPMPRPTRLQKVSLAAWGAALSLGVACLLWWKTKGTRAMQLPT from the coding sequence ATGGCCGATGAGGCCTACGAAGGCCGCCAGACCTTCGTGAACATGGGCAGCCTTCATGGGGTGGAGGAGGCGAGAGATGGGGTTGCCGGCGAAGGAGCATGGTTCGCCGCCCCACCGCGATTTCGCGTGCTCGCGCAGCTCGGTCAGGGCGGAATGGCCAACGTCCATTTGGCAATCGCTCGTGGCCCGGTTGGGTTCAGCAAGCTCGTCGTCCTCAAATCGCTTCGCTCCGATTTGGTGGACGATCCCGCGATGGTGGAAATGTTCCTCCATGAGGCGCGCCTCGCGGCCCGGCTCAACCATCCCAACGTCGTACAGACGTTCGAAGTCGGCGTCGAAGCCGGACAGCACGCCATCGTGATGGAATACCTCGAGGGCCAGACGCTCGCGCAGATTCGCCGCCGCGCTCAAGGGTGTGCGGGCGGTATTCCGCTCGAGATGCATCTGCGCATGTTGAACGATGTCCTTGGTGGACTCCACCATGCGCACGAGCTGTCGGATTACGACGGAACGGCCTTGGGACTCGTGCACCGCGATGTGTCACCGCAGAACGTCTTCGTGACGTTCGACGGGCAGGTCAAACTGCTCGACTTCGGCATCGCGACGCTCACCAAAGGCCGTCGACTCGAGACGCAGACCGGCGTGCTCAAAGGCAAAATCGATTACATGTCGCCCGAGCAGATGATGGAGGCCGAGCTCGATCGGCGTTCCGATCTCTTCGCGGTGGGCATCATGCTCTGGGAAGCGGCGGCCGGCCGGCCTCTTTGGAAGGGGCTCAGCGAGGTGGGCGTCATGAACCGCGTCCTCAATGGGGATATCCCGAGGCTGCGCGACGTCAATCCGTGGGTATCGAAGGGCCTCGAGCGCATATGCCTCAAGGCGATGGCACGATCCCGCGAGGATCGCTACGCCACCGCGGCCGAGCTCCAAATCGATCTCGAGCGAGAGATCGCCGCCATGGGAGGCGGCGTGAAGCAGCGCGACGTCGGTCGTTTCGTCGCCGACCTCTTCGCCGCGGCTCGGGCCGAACGGAAGACCGTCATCGATTTGCAGGTGCGCAGGGCTGCACGCGTCTCTGGAGGCGAGTGCGACTCCTTCCGGCCTCTCCTGCTTCCCGTCCTGCGGAAGGAACCGTCCAGCTGGAGCAACTCGGACTTGGTGCCGCCCATGCCGCGGCCCACGCGCCTGCAGAAGGTATCGCTCGCGGCGTGGGGTGCCGCTCTTTCGCTGGGCGTCGCATGCCTGCTCTGGTGGAAGACGAAAGGCACCCGCGCGATGCAATTGCCAACGTGA
- a CDS encoding sigma 54-interacting transcriptional regulator — translation MAVRGNVAAHGSAGESDAMVDERSHEPADETETVPLFREDLIGLDGIQDLSEPFLIRRSGNELSLFELRGRREWLIGRARDAQIIANDAEVSRHHAKLMFANGALTVEDLGSRNGTLVNGHALRSATVRIGPGDIVVIGECQLIVATQAGRVWGSRSSTVNPSNANATEHQVDIVLADPEMARVYASVRKVARMMTTVLILGETGSGKDVLAQQLHQWSPRADKPLVRVNCAGIPETLLESELFGYERGAFTGADRRKAGYFEAAQGGTIFLDEIGELSATAQVKLLNVLENRALTRLGGTSPIPVDVRVVCATHRDLQAFVGSERFRADLYYRISPFMVRVPPLRDRLAEICLLAEIFVNKLASQVGGPPPTIAPDAITMLMAYPWPGNVRELRNAVEHAFVMADGATLRCEHFPSEIQSGAALPPSRPPMSRIRQRVNEVERKTIEEAIAAEGGNQTRAAARLGISRRTLVYKLAQYRRED, via the coding sequence ATGGCTGTTCGGGGGAACGTCGCTGCGCACGGGTCGGCAGGAGAATCGGACGCGATGGTCGACGAACGCTCGCATGAACCGGCCGATGAAACCGAGACCGTACCGCTCTTCCGCGAGGATTTGATAGGGCTCGACGGAATTCAGGATCTCTCCGAGCCCTTCCTGATCCGGCGAAGCGGGAACGAGCTGTCCCTTTTCGAGCTCCGCGGGCGCCGCGAATGGCTCATCGGTCGTGCTCGAGACGCTCAGATCATTGCGAACGATGCGGAGGTCTCGCGTCATCACGCAAAGCTGATGTTTGCGAACGGAGCCCTGACTGTCGAAGATCTCGGCAGCCGCAACGGGACCCTCGTCAACGGTCACGCGCTGCGCTCCGCCACCGTCCGCATCGGCCCGGGCGACATCGTCGTGATCGGCGAATGCCAACTCATTGTCGCCACGCAGGCCGGACGCGTCTGGGGTTCGCGATCGTCGACGGTGAATCCGTCGAACGCGAATGCGACGGAGCACCAGGTCGACATCGTCCTCGCCGATCCCGAGATGGCCCGCGTCTACGCAAGCGTGCGCAAGGTCGCACGGATGATGACGACGGTGCTGATCCTGGGCGAAACGGGGAGCGGCAAGGACGTGCTCGCGCAGCAGCTCCACCAGTGGAGCCCTCGCGCGGACAAGCCGCTCGTCCGCGTCAACTGTGCCGGCATTCCCGAGACGCTGCTCGAGAGCGAGCTTTTCGGATACGAGCGCGGAGCCTTCACCGGCGCGGACCGAAGGAAGGCGGGCTACTTCGAGGCAGCTCAGGGCGGAACCATCTTCCTGGACGAGATTGGCGAGTTGTCCGCCACCGCGCAGGTGAAGCTGCTCAATGTTCTGGAGAACCGTGCGCTCACCCGTTTGGGTGGCACCTCGCCCATCCCCGTCGACGTTCGCGTGGTCTGTGCCACGCACCGCGATCTGCAAGCCTTCGTGGGCAGCGAGCGATTCCGCGCCGATCTCTATTATCGAATTAGCCCCTTCATGGTGCGCGTGCCGCCCCTGCGCGACCGCCTCGCCGAGATTTGTCTCCTCGCGGAAATATTCGTCAACAAGCTGGCCAGCCAGGTCGGCGGGCCGCCTCCCACGATCGCACCGGACGCGATCACGATGCTCATGGCTTATCCATGGCCCGGCAACGTGCGCGAACTGCGCAACGCCGTCGAACATGCATTCGTGATGGCAGATGGTGCGACGTTGCGCTGTGAGCACTTCCCCTCCGAGATCCAGAGCGGTGCGGCGCTGCCGCCTTCCCGGCCGCCCATGTCGCGAATTCGGCAACGGGTGAACGAGGTGGAGCGCAAGACCATCGAGGAGGCAATCGCCGCCGAGGGTGGCAACCAGACGCGTGCCGCCGCGCGTCTCGGTATTTCTCGACGGACGCTGGTCTACAAACTCGCCCAGTACCGGCGCGAGGACTGA
- a CDS encoding FAD-binding protein yields MASPLITLRENTIWENKHGTVSITPRSLCDVWNTWVGPGVSNGPIWRPGLAGLRALVAQAEAQNQRIRGLGGAWSLSPAAATHGIMVNTKPLNYIELGFRDASLDTAFSGNPDALCFAQCGASVLELYQYLEVRGYTLPTSGASNGQTIAGAVSTGTHGSAHSIGSMQDYILGLHMVIDGGRHCWIERASKPVVSPSFCQAIGAELLRDDALFNAAVVSFGSFGLMHAVLFEAEPLFLLEKSLVRMDYARVQAALGTLDVEALDLSGGRELPFHFEVVVNPYRVSRGQRGAYVRYMYKRPYRPTQASAGGSTWVQGDDVMTMLGTVTGWTPHLVPVLLEPILSAQLAPVQGVAGTPGFQFGAADLRGYVMSSEIGVALADAPNAIDAVIDVANRFHWSGFPAIRYVKGSDATLAFTNFSPTACTIELPSAGSPRTLEAFHRVWDELRARGIRFTMHWGQMMRENREWIEYGHGARVEEWLAARQSLLGATGQRAFGSDWLTACGLG; encoded by the coding sequence ATGGCAAGCCCGCTCATCACCCTTCGCGAGAACACGATCTGGGAAAACAAGCACGGCACCGTGAGCATCACGCCCCGCTCCCTTTGCGACGTGTGGAACACGTGGGTGGGGCCGGGCGTGTCGAACGGGCCCATTTGGCGCCCCGGCTTGGCGGGCCTGCGCGCGCTCGTCGCCCAGGCCGAGGCGCAGAACCAGCGCATTCGCGGATTGGGTGGGGCGTGGTCGCTCTCGCCGGCGGCCGCGACCCACGGCATCATGGTGAATACCAAGCCATTGAATTACATCGAACTCGGGTTCCGGGATGCCAGCTTGGACACCGCTTTTTCGGGCAATCCCGACGCGCTCTGTTTCGCGCAATGCGGTGCGAGCGTTTTGGAGCTGTATCAATACCTCGAGGTCCGCGGCTACACCCTTCCGACCTCGGGCGCCAGCAATGGGCAGACCATCGCCGGTGCGGTGTCCACCGGAACGCATGGATCCGCCCATTCGATTGGATCGATGCAAGACTACATCCTCGGTCTTCATATGGTGATCGACGGCGGGCGTCACTGTTGGATCGAACGCGCCTCGAAGCCGGTCGTCTCGCCAAGCTTCTGCCAAGCCATCGGCGCAGAGCTCCTTCGCGACGATGCGCTCTTCAACGCGGCGGTGGTGAGCTTTGGGAGCTTTGGCTTGATGCACGCGGTGTTGTTCGAAGCGGAGCCGCTGTTCTTGCTCGAAAAGAGCCTCGTTCGTATGGACTACGCGCGCGTTCAGGCGGCCCTCGGCACACTCGATGTCGAGGCACTGGACTTGAGCGGCGGGCGCGAACTCCCGTTCCACTTCGAAGTGGTGGTCAATCCCTACCGCGTATCGCGCGGGCAGCGCGGTGCCTACGTTCGGTACATGTACAAGCGCCCTTATCGACCGACGCAAGCGTCGGCCGGCGGGTCGACGTGGGTGCAGGGGGATGATGTCATGACCATGCTTGGCACCGTGACGGGATGGACGCCGCATCTCGTCCCCGTCCTGCTGGAGCCGATCCTCTCGGCGCAACTCGCTCCCGTGCAAGGTGTCGCCGGCACCCCGGGGTTTCAATTCGGGGCTGCCGACCTTCGTGGCTACGTCATGAGCTCAGAGATCGGCGTAGCCCTGGCCGATGCACCCAACGCGATCGACGCCGTGATCGACGTGGCAAACCGATTTCATTGGTCCGGTTTTCCAGCCATTCGCTACGTAAAGGGCTCCGACGCCACCTTGGCATTTACGAATTTTTCGCCGACGGCGTGCACCATCGAGCTCCCCTCCGCCGGTTCGCCGCGCACGCTGGAAGCATTTCACCGCGTGTGGGACGAGCTTCGCGCCCGGGGGATCCGGTTCACGATGCACTGGGGACAGATGATGCGCGAAAATCGTGAATGGATCGAATACGGCCATGGCGCTCGCGTCGAAGAGTGGCTTGCCGCGCGACAATCGCTGCTGGGGGCGACCGGTCAGCGAGCCTTCGGCAGCGATTGGCTCACGGCGTGCGGTCTCGGTTGA
- a CDS encoding DUF2029 domain-containing protein — protein MDATPRWPSRTVLGFAYAFSGVVAGAVSLGFGQSKNFAVFSQAARDLVAGRDLYELHTVDYFKYSPSFALLFLPFAISHTWLAAPLWSFANFLLAFLGVDRLVEDETQKRVALLIAMPGVLLATDGDQSNLLVTGAFFMALHALEHRRVAYGAAWVALGAFVKLFPLLGVAFALFRPLSARGRAFGAIALASALGLLLPLLVLTPGELLAQYASWGRLLARDHDNRGWSVMHMLQMGHAGSAWSNSPIQLAALFVQGVSIVVGLRLGTTAAWRRTLACSLLVFTVLFNHRTEYASFVISALAVGVWYATSTTSWVPQGVRGFLVAMATVAPGPFFVRPDPRVTGFFSFIAAHREFHPLRVVPLFLLWILMNVDLLLPMFQSARRRTSARHYSAIAS, from the coding sequence ATGGACGCTACGCCTCGTTGGCCGTCGCGGACGGTCCTTGGGTTCGCTTATGCATTTTCCGGAGTCGTGGCCGGCGCCGTTTCCCTTGGCTTCGGCCAATCGAAGAACTTCGCCGTCTTCTCGCAAGCCGCGCGCGATCTCGTCGCGGGGCGCGATTTGTACGAGCTCCATACGGTCGACTATTTCAAATATAGCCCTAGCTTCGCGCTTCTCTTTCTTCCTTTTGCGATTTCGCACACGTGGTTGGCGGCTCCCCTCTGGAGCTTTGCCAATTTTCTTTTGGCGTTCCTCGGCGTGGATCGCTTGGTCGAGGACGAGACGCAAAAACGCGTGGCGCTGTTGATTGCCATGCCGGGCGTCCTGCTCGCGACGGACGGAGATCAGAGCAATTTGCTCGTCACCGGCGCGTTCTTCATGGCGCTGCACGCGCTCGAACACCGCCGCGTGGCGTACGGTGCGGCATGGGTGGCGCTCGGTGCCTTCGTGAAGCTTTTTCCTCTGCTGGGGGTCGCATTTGCCTTATTTCGTCCTCTATCGGCGCGGGGACGCGCCTTCGGGGCCATTGCGCTGGCGAGCGCCCTTGGCCTTCTGCTGCCGCTGCTCGTGCTCACGCCGGGCGAGCTTCTCGCGCAGTATGCCTCGTGGGGACGTCTGCTCGCGCGCGATCACGACAACCGCGGTTGGTCGGTGATGCACATGTTGCAGATGGGCCACGCCGGGTCGGCATGGTCCAATTCGCCCATTCAGCTGGCCGCGCTCTTCGTGCAAGGCGTGAGCATCGTGGTCGGTTTGCGCCTGGGAACCACGGCCGCGTGGCGTCGAACGCTGGCATGCTCGCTTCTCGTCTTCACGGTGCTCTTCAACCACCGGACGGAGTATGCATCGTTCGTCATCTCGGCGCTCGCGGTCGGCGTCTGGTATGCCACGTCGACGACGTCGTGGGTCCCGCAGGGTGTTCGCGGCTTTCTCGTGGCCATGGCAACCGTTGCGCCAGGCCCTTTCTTCGTGCGCCCGGACCCTCGGGTGACGGGATTCTTCTCCTTCATCGCAGCACACCGCGAGTTTCACCCGTTGCGCGTGGTGCCCCTGTTTCTCCTGTGGATTCTCATGAACGTCGATCTTCTGCTTCCCATGTTCCAATCGGCCAGGCGTCGCACGTCCGCGCGCCATTACTCCGCCATCGCGAGCTGA